The Streptomyces phaeolivaceus genome has a window encoding:
- the rpmA gene encoding 50S ribosomal protein L27, whose protein sequence is MAHKKGASSTRNGRDSNAQRLGVKRFGGQVVNAGEILVRQRGTHFHPGSGVGRGKDDTLFALNAGAVEFGTSRGRKVVNIVPAA, encoded by the coding sequence ATGGCACACAAGAAGGGCGCATCGTCCACCCGGAACGGTCGCGACTCCAACGCTCAGCGGCTCGGCGTGAAGCGCTTCGGCGGTCAGGTCGTCAACGCCGGTGAGATCCTGGTCCGCCAGCGCGGCACGCACTTCCACCCGGGCTCGGGTGTCGGCCGCGGCAAGGACGACACGCTGTTCGCGCTGAACGCCGGCGCGGTCGAGTTCGGCACCAGCCGTGGTCGCAAGGTCGTCAACATCGTTCCGGCCGCCTGA
- the rplU gene encoding 50S ribosomal protein L21 yields MYAIVRSGGRQHKVAVGDIVEVDKISTAKVGDTVELSTLLVVDGDAVTSDPWVLAGIKVQAEVVDHHKGVKIDILRYKNKTGYRRRQGHRQQYTAIKVTEIPAAAK; encoded by the coding sequence GTGTACGCCATCGTGCGCAGCGGTGGTCGCCAGCACAAGGTTGCTGTCGGCGACATCGTTGAGGTTGACAAGATTTCCACTGCCAAGGTTGGCGACACGGTCGAGCTCTCGACCCTGCTCGTTGTCGACGGCGACGCTGTGACCAGCGACCCGTGGGTCCTGGCCGGCATCAAGGTCCAGGCCGAGGTCGTGGACCACCACAAGGGCGTCAAGATCGACATCCTTCGCTACAAGAACAAGACCGGTTACCGCCGTCGTCAGGGCCACCGCCAGCAGTACACGGCGATCAAGGTCACTGAGATCCCCGCGGCTGCGAAGTAA
- the obgE gene encoding GTPase ObgE gives MTTFVDRVELHVAAGNGGHGCASVHREKFKPLGGPDGGNGGRGGDVILTVDQSVTTLLDYHHSPHRKATNGKPGEGGNRSGKDGQDLVLPVPDGTVVLDRQGNVLADLVGHGTSFVAAQGGRGGLGNAALASARRKAPGFALLGVPGDMGDIVLELKTVADVALVGYPSAGKSSLISVLSAAKPKIADYPFTTLVPNLGVVTAGDTVYTIADVPGLIPGASQGKGLGLEFLRHVERCSVLVHVLDTATLESDRDPVSDLDIIEEELTQYGGLGDRPRIVVLNKIDVPDGKDLAEMVRPDLESRGYRVFEVSAVAHTGLRELSFALADLVGGARAARPKEEATRIVIRPKAVDDAGFTVVREEDGLFRVRGEKPERWVRQTDFSNDEAVGYLADRLNRLGVEDELMKAGARSGDGVAIGPEDNAVVFDWEPTVMAGAEMLGRRGEDHRFEEPRPAVQRRRDRQAERDELQKEYDDFEPF, from the coding sequence ATGACCACCTTCGTGGACCGCGTCGAGCTGCATGTCGCCGCGGGTAACGGAGGCCACGGCTGTGCCTCCGTCCACCGGGAGAAGTTCAAGCCGCTCGGCGGCCCCGACGGCGGCAACGGCGGCCGGGGCGGCGACGTCATCCTGACCGTCGACCAGTCCGTGACGACTCTCCTCGACTACCACCACTCCCCGCACCGCAAGGCCACCAACGGCAAGCCCGGCGAGGGCGGCAACCGGTCGGGCAAGGACGGGCAGGACCTGGTCCTGCCCGTGCCGGACGGCACCGTGGTGCTGGACCGGCAGGGCAACGTCCTCGCCGACCTCGTCGGCCACGGCACCTCCTTCGTCGCCGCGCAGGGCGGCCGGGGCGGCCTCGGCAACGCGGCCCTCGCCTCCGCCCGCCGCAAGGCGCCCGGCTTCGCGCTGCTCGGTGTGCCGGGTGACATGGGCGACATCGTCCTGGAGCTGAAGACCGTCGCCGATGTGGCGCTGGTCGGCTACCCGAGCGCGGGCAAGTCCTCGCTGATCTCGGTGCTGAGCGCCGCCAAGCCGAAGATCGCGGACTATCCGTTCACGACGCTCGTCCCGAACCTGGGCGTGGTGACGGCCGGTGACACCGTCTACACGATCGCCGACGTCCCCGGGCTCATCCCCGGCGCCAGCCAGGGCAAGGGCCTCGGCCTGGAGTTCCTGCGCCATGTCGAGCGGTGCAGCGTCCTCGTGCACGTCCTCGACACGGCGACGCTGGAGTCGGACCGCGACCCCGTCTCCGACCTCGACATCATCGAGGAGGAGCTGACGCAGTACGGCGGGCTCGGCGACCGGCCCCGGATCGTCGTCCTCAACAAGATCGACGTGCCCGACGGCAAGGACCTCGCCGAGATGGTGCGGCCGGACCTGGAGTCCCGTGGCTACCGGGTCTTCGAGGTGTCCGCGGTCGCCCACACCGGGCTGCGGGAGCTGTCCTTCGCGCTCGCCGATCTGGTGGGCGGGGCGCGGGCGGCCAGGCCGAAGGAGGAGGCGACGCGGATCGTCATCCGGCCCAAGGCCGTCGACGACGCGGGCTTCACGGTCGTACGCGAGGAGGACGGGCTCTTCCGGGTGCGCGGCGAGAAGCCGGAGCGCTGGGTGCGTCAGACCGACTTCAGCAACGACGAGGCCGTGGGCTATCTCGCCGACCGGCTCAACCGGCTGGGTGTCGAGGACGAGCTGATGAAGGCGGGCGCCCGTTCCGGTGACGGCGTCGCCATCGGGCCCGAGGACAACGCGGTCGTCTTCGACTGGGAGCCGACCGTCATGGCGGGGGCGGAGATGCTCGGGCGGCGTGGTGAGGACCACCGGTTCGAGGAGCCCCGGCCGGCTGTGCAGCGGCGGCGGGATCGGCAGGCGGAGCGGGACGAACTCCAGAAGGAGTACGACGACTTCGAGCCGTTCTAG